In the genome of Streptomyces globosus, one region contains:
- a CDS encoding EcsC family protein, protein MGTPHDPEQQDRLPSEYELEAWRAIQEFQGRPLSRTVRNAGEAVGNGVAELGRRASKQLENHPRAQAAVSRGQEFVAKGARKVGAGARGAAEAMPDWGGAAVNSIRKTVGRVSRVGLSPKRVVARHQKHGHEVESLRDVRRLDLRQVDAVRGRAASWYFPAAAALSGATTGLVISGGQLAVAASAGAAAAPSGGAIAGAFVADTAAVLGLASRAVGQVSLFYGYDPEEPAEKLFVMSVVNVGTASSATAKNAAMADISRLTQALFRGKSWKVLNDSVVTKVSQQFAKAFSFRLTKRGLGKAVPLVGVAVGSTLNWTTLEGIVDAAEMAYRRRFLLEKYPHLADEEVTGWTTDTDSDTPDDADEEISVLAEIVTAGGPDLQ, encoded by the coding sequence ATGGGCACACCGCATGACCCCGAGCAGCAGGACAGGCTGCCGTCGGAGTACGAGCTTGAGGCCTGGCGGGCCATCCAGGAGTTCCAGGGCCGCCCGCTGTCGCGAACCGTGCGCAACGCCGGCGAGGCAGTGGGCAACGGCGTCGCGGAACTCGGCAGGCGCGCGTCGAAGCAGTTGGAGAACCACCCCCGCGCCCAAGCCGCCGTTTCTCGCGGGCAGGAGTTCGTCGCCAAGGGTGCTCGGAAAGTCGGCGCCGGCGCGCGGGGGGCCGCCGAGGCCATGCCGGACTGGGGCGGCGCGGCCGTGAACTCCATACGGAAGACCGTGGGGCGGGTCTCGCGGGTCGGGCTTTCCCCCAAGAGAGTTGTGGCACGCCACCAGAAGCACGGGCACGAGGTCGAGTCGTTGCGAGACGTGCGGCGCCTGGACCTCCGGCAGGTGGACGCGGTGCGCGGGCGGGCGGCGAGCTGGTATTTTCCGGCGGCCGCAGCGCTGTCCGGGGCGACCACGGGTCTCGTGATCTCTGGAGGGCAGCTCGCGGTCGCCGCGTCCGCCGGCGCCGCGGCGGCGCCGTCGGGTGGTGCGATCGCGGGCGCCTTCGTCGCCGACACCGCGGCCGTCCTCGGACTCGCCTCCCGCGCGGTGGGCCAGGTCTCGCTGTTCTACGGCTACGACCCGGAGGAGCCTGCCGAGAAGCTCTTCGTGATGTCGGTCGTCAACGTGGGGACGGCGAGTTCGGCCACTGCAAAGAACGCCGCGATGGCCGACATCTCGCGGCTTACCCAGGCCCTGTTCCGCGGCAAGTCGTGGAAGGTCCTGAACGACTCGGTCGTCACCAAGGTGTCCCAGCAGTTCGCGAAGGCCTTCAGTTTCCGCCTCACGAAGAGGGGCCTCGGCAAGGCCGTGCCGCTGGTCGGGGTGGCGGTCGGAAGCACGCTCAACTGGACGACGCTGGAGGGGATCGTCGACGCCGCCGAGATGGCCTATCGACGGCGGTTCCTCCTGGAGAAGTACCCGCACCTGGCAGACGAGGAGGTGACCGGCTGGACCACCGACACCGACTCGGACACCCCGGACGACGCCGACGAGGAGATCAGTGTGCTGGCCGAGATCGTCACGGCGGGGGGACCCGACCTTCAGTGA
- a CDS encoding NAD(P)/FAD-dependent oxidoreductase: MKHRIVVLGAGYAGAHVAGMLARRLSAADTELTVVNAEPDFVQRLRLHQLAAGQEIAAPALSEVFAGTAVRLRQARVTAVEPERRVVAVAGPDGAAELGYDTLVYALGSHGARHCVPGAAEHAFDVSARPSALSLRERLDGLARQGAGGRVLVVGDGLTGIETATEIAESRPALSVTLVARGELGATLSAGAREHLRRACDRLGVTVREHTEVAAVEAARVRCADGAVLESDATVWTAGFAVSPLAAAGGLDVTEDGRIVVDRTMRSVSHPDVYAVGDCAFATGDNGLPLPMSCASAGYTGRQAVEAITARLTGRRAPRNVKLSYLGNHISLGRRDGILQLVDHEARPKPKSVAGRKAARVKEAIVSMSLWGTSHPTFGVPQRRHRLTGAPHAAYPPKAGGTVRPRAHG; this comes from the coding sequence GTGAAGCACCGCATCGTCGTCCTCGGCGCCGGCTACGCCGGGGCCCACGTCGCCGGAATGCTGGCCCGGCGGCTGTCCGCGGCGGACACCGAGCTGACCGTGGTCAACGCCGAACCGGACTTCGTCCAGCGGCTGCGGCTGCACCAGCTCGCGGCCGGCCAGGAGATCGCGGCTCCCGCGCTCTCCGAGGTCTTCGCGGGCACGGCGGTCCGGCTGCGGCAGGCCCGTGTCACCGCCGTCGAGCCGGAGCGCCGGGTCGTCGCCGTGGCCGGCCCCGACGGCGCCGCCGAACTCGGCTACGACACGCTCGTCTACGCCCTCGGCAGCCACGGGGCCCGCCACTGCGTCCCCGGTGCGGCCGAGCACGCCTTCGACGTCTCCGCCCGGCCCTCCGCACTGAGCCTGCGCGAGCGCCTGGACGGCCTGGCCCGGCAGGGCGCCGGCGGCAGGGTGCTCGTCGTCGGCGACGGGCTGACCGGCATCGAGACCGCCACGGAGATCGCCGAGTCGCGGCCCGCCCTGTCCGTGACCCTGGTGGCCCGCGGCGAGCTCGGCGCCACGCTGTCCGCCGGAGCCCGCGAGCACCTGCGCCGGGCCTGTGACCGGCTGGGCGTCACCGTGCGGGAGCACACGGAGGTCGCGGCCGTCGAAGCGGCGCGCGTGCGGTGCGCCGACGGCGCGGTCCTGGAGTCCGACGCGACCGTGTGGACGGCCGGGTTCGCGGTCAGTCCCCTCGCCGCCGCCGGCGGTCTCGACGTCACCGAGGACGGCCGGATCGTCGTCGACCGGACGATGCGGTCGGTCTCGCACCCGGACGTCTACGCCGTCGGCGACTGCGCCTTCGCCACCGGCGACAACGGCCTGCCGCTGCCGATGTCCTGCGCCTCGGCCGGCTACACCGGCAGGCAGGCCGTGGAGGCGATCACGGCACGTCTGACCGGCCGCAGGGCGCCGAGGAACGTCAAGCTGAGCTACCTCGGCAACCACATCAGCCTCGGGCGCCGCGACGGCATCCTGCAGTTGGTCGACCACGAGGCCCGGCCGAAGCCGAAGTCCGTGGCCGGCCGGAAGGCCGCGCGCGTCAAGGAGGCCATCGTGTCGATGTCCCTGTGGGGCACCTCCCACCCGACCTTCGGCGTGCCGCAGCGCAGGCACCGCCTGACCGGGGCGCCGCACGCGGCGTACCCGCCGAAGGCCGGGGGGACCGTCCGCCCCCGGGCGCACGGCTGA
- a CDS encoding RNA polymerase sigma-70 factor: MTEHGTDPATRAFVDHRNLLFTVAYEILGSAADAEDVLQETWLRWVRVDLGQVGDRRAYLVRITTRQALNRLRAVKRRREAYVGQWLPEPLATAPAVAEDVELAESMSMAMMLVLESLSPTERAVFVLREVFEVEYAEIAEAVGKSPDAVRQIAHRARRHVGARRPRRTASARETRAALESFRRAVETGNPQDLLDVLAPDVVLLSDGGGVKRAALRPVVGAEKIVRYWLGGSAKVEETIAWEPTEVNGSPALAVYLGGALDGVMAVRVEDARITGLYFVRNPEKLTHLVSGTPLTLR; encoded by the coding sequence ATGACCGAGCACGGCACCGACCCGGCGACCCGGGCGTTCGTCGACCACCGCAACCTGCTCTTCACCGTCGCCTACGAGATCCTCGGCTCCGCCGCCGACGCCGAGGACGTCCTCCAGGAGACGTGGCTGCGCTGGGTGCGGGTCGACCTGGGGCAGGTGGGCGACCGGCGGGCGTACCTCGTGCGGATCACGACCCGGCAGGCGCTCAACCGGCTGCGCGCCGTGAAGCGCCGCCGTGAGGCGTACGTCGGCCAGTGGCTCCCCGAGCCGCTGGCCACCGCCCCGGCCGTCGCCGAGGACGTCGAACTCGCCGAGAGCATGTCGATGGCGATGATGCTCGTCCTGGAGAGCCTCTCCCCGACCGAGCGCGCGGTCTTCGTCCTGCGCGAGGTCTTCGAGGTCGAGTACGCGGAGATCGCCGAGGCCGTCGGCAAGAGCCCCGACGCCGTACGCCAGATCGCGCACCGTGCCCGCCGGCACGTCGGCGCCCGCCGCCCCCGCAGGACGGCCTCCGCGCGGGAGACCAGGGCCGCCCTGGAGTCCTTCCGGCGCGCCGTCGAGACCGGCAACCCGCAGGACCTCCTCGACGTGCTCGCCCCCGACGTCGTCCTGCTCAGCGACGGCGGCGGTGTCAAGCGGGCCGCGCTGCGCCCGGTCGTCGGCGCCGAGAAGATCGTCCGCTACTGGCTCGGCGGCTCCGCCAAGGTCGAGGAGACGATCGCCTGGGAGCCCACGGAGGTCAACGGCAGCCCCGCGCTCGCCGTGTACCTGGGCGGCGCACTCGACGGCGTCATGGCCGTCCGCGTCGAGGACGCCCGCATCACCGGCCTCTACTTCGTCCGCAACCCGGAGAAGCTGACGCACCTCGTCTCGGGGACCCCGCTCACCCTCCGCTGA
- a CDS encoding NADPH-dependent F420 reductase produces the protein MRIALLGTGEVCHVLAPALLARGHEVVVGTRSPGATLEQNAAYARVAARLPALKLRTFADAVPGADLVVNAIDGPSCVAALTPLAPALAGRVVMDVSSPLDWSVPDAALDPVDTDSLGERLQRALPQARVVKTLNTLAAAAMAAPGAIGDGDHTVFVSGDDPDAKTLVGGLLRSLGWKDVLDLGGIRTARATEMMLRMWIDTATALGTPLFGFKIVR, from the coding sequence ATGAGAATAGCCCTGTTGGGGACGGGCGAGGTCTGCCACGTCCTCGCCCCCGCCCTCCTGGCGCGCGGCCATGAGGTGGTGGTGGGGACCCGCTCGCCCGGCGCCACCCTGGAGCAGAACGCGGCGTACGCCCGCGTGGCCGCCCGGCTGCCCGCGTTGAAGCTGCGCACCTTCGCGGACGCGGTGCCCGGGGCCGACCTGGTCGTGAACGCGATCGACGGGCCCTCCTGCGTCGCGGCGCTCACCCCGCTCGCCCCGGCCCTGGCCGGCCGCGTGGTCATGGACGTGTCGAGCCCGCTCGACTGGTCCGTCCCGGACGCGGCCCTGGACCCCGTGGACACCGACAGCCTCGGCGAGCGCCTGCAGCGGGCGCTGCCGCAGGCCCGGGTCGTCAAGACGCTCAACACTCTGGCCGCAGCCGCCATGGCGGCCCCCGGAGCGATCGGCGACGGCGACCACACCGTGTTCGTCAGCGGTGACGACCCCGACGCCAAGACCCTGGTGGGCGGCCTGCTCCGCTCCCTCGGCTGGAAGGACGTACTCGACCTCGGCGGGATCCGGACCGCCCGCGCCACCGAGATGATGCTGCGGATGTGGATCGACACCGCGACGGCGCTGGGCACCCCGCTGTTCGGGTTCAAGATCGTCCGCTGA
- a CDS encoding Lrp/AsnC family transcriptional regulator, whose product MDAIDREILRELQADGRLSNQELAQRVGLTPSPCMRRVRQLEQDGVIRGYRAVIDPEAVGRGFEVLVSVEVRRDREAVEAFEAALQDIPDVIEAYRLFGSPGCLLRIAVVDLRAYERLWIEKLTALSGVTEVNSQIIMKRIKGPTGLPV is encoded by the coding sequence ATGGACGCCATCGATCGTGAAATCTTGCGCGAGCTCCAGGCCGACGGTCGGCTCAGCAACCAGGAGCTCGCCCAGCGGGTGGGCCTGACCCCGTCCCCCTGCATGCGGCGCGTCCGGCAGCTGGAGCAGGACGGCGTGATCCGCGGCTACCGGGCGGTGATCGACCCGGAGGCGGTGGGGCGCGGCTTCGAGGTGCTCGTATCGGTGGAGGTGCGCCGCGACCGGGAGGCCGTCGAGGCATTCGAGGCGGCCCTGCAGGACATCCCGGACGTCATCGAGGCGTACCGCCTCTTCGGCAGCCCCGGCTGCCTGCTGCGGATCGCGGTGGTGGACCTGCGCGCGTACGAGCGCCTGTGGATCGAGAAGCTGACCGCGCTCTCCGGGGTCACGGAGGTCAACTCGCAGATCATCATGAAGCGGATCAAGGGGCCGACGGGCCTCCCGGTCTGA
- a CDS encoding asparaginase, with amino-acid sequence MGRIVVISTGGTIASRWQGSGFAADADGREVMATAPLPEGVTVEVIDLFSVNSPRLTTAHQLTLLHTVHEVLADPGVDGIVVTHGTDTLEESAFLVDLHHHDPRSVVFTGSQLPMGTAEGDGPGNLYDALLVAATTRELGVLISFAGRVHAARGTVKTQAVALDAFADPSRELLGKTGFGKVTVLRRPQRPEPLPLPAMPERPPRVDIVMHHADGDPLLFEAAMAAGARGIVLIGTGAGNATPEIVDAVRAAVAQGVLVALTTRVAAGPVTEIYTHGGAVDLVAAGAVPTGTLRAGQARIAVLSALLASTDPEAQARTLRETACPTGPVLLSA; translated from the coding sequence ATGGGGCGGATCGTCGTCATCAGCACCGGCGGCACGATAGCCAGCCGCTGGCAGGGCTCCGGCTTCGCCGCCGACGCCGACGGGCGCGAGGTCATGGCCACGGCGCCGCTCCCCGAGGGGGTCACCGTCGAGGTCATCGACCTCTTCAGCGTCAACAGCCCCCGGCTGACCACCGCCCACCAGCTGACCCTGCTGCACACCGTGCACGAGGTCCTCGCCGACCCCGGCGTCGACGGCATCGTCGTCACCCACGGCACCGACACCCTCGAGGAGTCGGCCTTCCTCGTCGACCTCCACCACCACGACCCGCGCAGCGTCGTCTTCACCGGCTCGCAGCTGCCGATGGGGACCGCCGAGGGCGACGGGCCGGGCAACCTGTACGACGCTCTCCTCGTCGCCGCCACCACCCGCGAGCTCGGCGTCCTCATCAGCTTCGCCGGGCGGGTGCACGCAGCCCGCGGCACCGTCAAGACGCAGGCCGTCGCCCTGGACGCCTTCGCCGACCCCTCCCGGGAGCTCCTCGGCAAGACCGGCTTCGGCAAGGTCACCGTCCTGCGCCGGCCCCAGCGGCCCGAGCCGCTGCCGCTGCCCGCCATGCCGGAGCGGCCGCCGCGGGTCGACATCGTCATGCACCACGCTGACGGCGACCCCCTGCTGTTCGAGGCCGCGATGGCCGCCGGGGCGCGGGGCATCGTCCTCATCGGCACCGGCGCCGGCAACGCGACCCCCGAGATCGTCGACGCCGTACGGGCGGCGGTCGCGCAGGGGGTGCTCGTCGCCCTCACGACCCGGGTCGCCGCCGGGCCCGTCACCGAGATCTACACCCACGGAGGGGCCGTCGACCTGGTCGCCGCCGGAGCCGTGCCCACCGGTACGCTGCGCGCCGGGCAGGCCCGCATCGCGGTCCTCTCCGCGCTTCTCGCCTCCACCGACCCCGAGGCGCAGGCCCGCACCCTCCGCGAAACGGCCTGCCCGACGGGGCCGGTCCTCCTCAGCGCGTAA
- a CDS encoding helix-turn-helix domain-containing protein, with the protein MRDFDQVPAQRVGPGGHDGGACQCAMLGGAVHDPRGIGTLTERERQVLALLGQGLANRVIARRLGIVERTAKAHVASIVEKLGVSSRLEAALMAHLHHELLCPRETVPTDTSPRANGRHLQRGC; encoded by the coding sequence GTGCGGGACTTTGACCAGGTTCCGGCGCAGCGGGTCGGGCCCGGCGGGCACGATGGCGGCGCGTGCCAGTGCGCCATGCTCGGCGGTGCCGTGCACGATCCGCGGGGGATCGGGACGCTGACCGAACGGGAGCGGCAGGTGCTCGCGCTGCTCGGGCAGGGTCTGGCCAACCGGGTCATCGCCCGGCGGCTCGGCATCGTCGAGCGGACCGCCAAGGCACACGTCGCGAGCATCGTGGAGAAGCTCGGGGTCAGCTCCCGGCTGGAGGCCGCGCTGATGGCACACCTGCACCATGAGCTGCTGTGTCCGCGGGAAACTGTCCCAACGGACACCTCCCCAAGGGCCAATGGCCGGCACCTGCAACGGGGTTGTTGA
- a CDS encoding LxmA leader domain family RiPP, whose amino-acid sequence MQNIENVEIMELVGGFEAYAQAAELNFEASADAPAITPTLTTIAYTKVTVAGTAASIKWTC is encoded by the coding sequence GTGCAGAACATCGAGAACGTCGAGATCATGGAGCTCGTCGGCGGCTTCGAGGCGTACGCCCAGGCCGCCGAGCTGAACTTCGAGGCCTCGGCCGACGCCCCGGCCATCACCCCGACCCTCACCACCATCGCCTACACCAAGGTGACGGTCGCAGGCACCGCCGCGTCCATCAAGTGGACCTGCTGA
- a CDS encoding LLM class flavin-dependent oxidoreductase, translating into MSRSVSVVLPIVPTRAEQAAPFAAFVQWRAARALWLGQVLLSEQHQIMAQLGGMGLRVPFGTGVSLMPLRHPVQAALEARTLAAVTGHPVTAGFGPGAPAFQRAALGAPYASPLTACREYLHLVRRLLDGAEVDQRGRYFSYTGSLPPTPAPPVEVGLGVLRPGMARVAGEAADVAVTWLAPPSYLRDVILPALRAGAEAAGRPVPRVAAIVPMAAAADGRDVRAALAAGHAGHFAGPHYADMLARAGIGVDPDDPLATAGRLAAAGGALTGGPDELAAGIAAYHEAGADEVVLNNAGVGMLEGPRPVLRDLEALFTGNGW; encoded by the coding sequence ATGAGCCGCAGCGTGTCCGTCGTCCTGCCGATCGTCCCGACCCGCGCGGAACAGGCCGCCCCGTTCGCCGCGTTCGTGCAGTGGCGCGCAGCGCGGGCCCTGTGGCTGGGGCAGGTGCTGCTGAGCGAGCAGCACCAGATCATGGCGCAGCTCGGCGGCATGGGCCTGCGCGTGCCGTTCGGCACCGGCGTCTCCCTGATGCCGCTGCGCCACCCCGTGCAGGCCGCGCTGGAGGCCCGTACGCTCGCCGCCGTGACCGGACACCCGGTGACCGCCGGCTTCGGGCCCGGTGCCCCGGCCTTCCAGCGCGCCGCGCTCGGCGCCCCCTACGCGAGCCCGCTCACCGCCTGCCGCGAGTACCTGCACCTCGTCCGACGCCTTCTCGACGGCGCCGAAGTCGACCAGCGCGGACGCTACTTCTCCTACACCGGCTCCCTGCCGCCCACCCCCGCCCCGCCCGTCGAGGTCGGGCTCGGCGTGCTGCGCCCGGGCATGGCCCGCGTGGCCGGAGAAGCCGCGGACGTCGCCGTCACCTGGCTGGCGCCCCCCTCCTACCTGCGCGACGTCATCCTGCCCGCGCTGCGCGCAGGGGCCGAGGCCGCCGGCCGGCCCGTGCCGCGGGTCGCCGCGATCGTCCCCATGGCCGCTGCGGCAGACGGGCGCGACGTCCGGGCCGCCCTCGCCGCCGGGCACGCCGGCCACTTCGCCGGACCGCACTACGCGGACATGCTCGCCCGCGCCGGGATCGGCGTCGACCCCGACGACCCCCTCGCCACCGCCGGACGCCTGGCCGCCGCCGGCGGCGCCCTCACCGGAGGCCCGGACGAGCTGGCCGCGGGCATCGCCGCCTACCACGAGGCCGGCGCCGACGAGGTCGTCCTCAACAACGCCGGAGTCGGAATGCTGGAGGGGCCCCGCCCCGTCCTGCGCGACCTCGAAGCCCTCTTCACCGGGAACGGGTGGTAG
- a CDS encoding flavoprotein — protein sequence MEPRDSTPGDTAADRLPFTRLLLVATGSVSASELPSWILWLRSTHPALEVQTVLTPSARRFVTPEALNLLTSRRTLVDSWPEEPVLRAPHVDLTAWAEAVVVYPATFSYTARLALGLADSPSLLTAQCTAAPVGVAPALPPGGAQSHAYRAHVDALSTRPNTVVAAPVPALSMTTGRMDSWAAAPLPDLLGAVAALHRRLAAGRPEPESAA from the coding sequence GTGGAACCCCGCGACTCCACCCCGGGCGATACCGCCGCCGACAGGCTCCCGTTCACCCGGCTGCTCCTCGTCGCCACCGGCTCCGTCTCCGCCTCCGAGCTGCCCTCCTGGATCCTGTGGCTGCGCAGCACCCACCCCGCGCTCGAGGTCCAGACCGTCCTGACGCCCAGCGCCCGGAGGTTCGTCACCCCGGAGGCGCTCAACCTGCTCACCAGCCGCCGCACCCTCGTCGACTCCTGGCCCGAGGAGCCCGTGCTGCGCGCCCCCCACGTCGACCTGACCGCATGGGCCGAAGCCGTCGTCGTCTATCCCGCGACGTTCTCCTACACCGCCCGCCTCGCCCTCGGCCTCGCCGACAGCCCGTCGCTGCTGACCGCCCAGTGCACGGCCGCGCCCGTCGGTGTCGCACCCGCCCTGCCTCCCGGCGGCGCGCAGAGCCACGCCTACCGCGCACATGTCGACGCCCTGTCCACCCGGCCGAACACCGTCGTCGCCGCACCGGTGCCCGCGCTCAGCATGACCACCGGCCGCATGGACAGCTGGGCCGCCGCCCCGCTGCCCGACCTCCTCGGCGCCGTCGCCGCCCTGCACCGCCGGCTCGCCGCGGGCCGCCCCGAACCGGAGTCCGCCGCGTGA
- a CDS encoding M16 family metallopeptidase, with translation MTDGSTGIRRLVLGNGLRVVVDTAPGVGLTAVAVHYGAGFRSEPEGRAGLAHLLEHMMFEGSEHFPDRAYFTALMASGGAAEGTTHQDYTDYVHTVPAAALGRALAAEADRMRAPRFTAASLTEQLAGVEAEIRAAGHDSPLGVLPWPLLAGLMYDRWANAHDGYGDLPALARLTPADCTDFFRAHYTPGNAVVTVSGGGEPDEVGALVARHFSGVPAGPAAPARPALAEPPLAADRTAVRRLARGGAVTVGYRLPDPAADLDDYLDRIVAARLLTTPAADAGCGFFGPLDALDPDTLVIALPAADEDGARAALDGLDAALAELAGAGLADRRVQEAAERLAQEHLRDHHGPAARARALGRLEILFGRPGLLDELPARLRAVSTDRVRAAARAMTAQHRAVLALLPGGEPVPFRGLRAAGAPAAGPGSAPVTAGRAAAGAGSRAGSRRSTDGQAGPGLPAYAESGTGPGPGRPAVAAVRDARAPLVELRLRLPAPAGAAPADRERLALVLADRWAARHPRSGPARATVESGAVLLEAWLPAPAPHPAALAGLLAEPPTPAELATAEPRARARMGSRVTDPAWLAEQALRRRILGAEPAPAAAPGLPCAGGIELTAVGDLDPDAWTAAAAEALRPLAAGIAAPPRPPAAAAEGLALLRLPPGVPADASELLWAAPESAAAGSFAARWLAVAVVGGSQPGARLPALRTAAAPYGFHTYAGRFGDHAGTGPLIQVRARLPHHGAAEAAAAVREELRRTGTAPPTEAEADAARRYCAGQFALVPQTQAALADQLSGWLASGRRADEFAGFPAALYDVPADDVARTCAALFAQPAYAGVLAAPATHHPAEETP, from the coding sequence ATGACCGACGGCAGCACCGGGATCCGCAGACTGGTCCTCGGCAACGGGCTGCGCGTCGTCGTCGACACGGCCCCCGGCGTCGGCCTCACCGCGGTCGCGGTGCACTACGGCGCCGGCTTCCGCTCGGAGCCCGAAGGCCGCGCCGGCCTCGCCCACCTGCTGGAACACATGATGTTCGAGGGCAGCGAACACTTCCCCGACCGCGCCTACTTCACCGCCCTCATGGCGTCCGGAGGCGCCGCCGAGGGCACCACCCACCAGGACTACACGGACTACGTCCACACCGTGCCGGCAGCCGCCCTCGGGCGGGCCCTGGCCGCCGAGGCCGACCGGATGCGGGCCCCCCGCTTCACCGCCGCCTCTCTCACCGAGCAGCTCGCCGGCGTCGAGGCGGAGATCAGGGCCGCCGGCCACGACTCGCCGCTCGGCGTCCTGCCGTGGCCGCTCCTCGCCGGCCTCATGTACGACCGCTGGGCCAACGCCCACGACGGCTACGGCGACCTTCCGGCCCTCGCCCGCCTGACCCCCGCGGACTGCACCGACTTCTTCCGTGCGCACTACACCCCCGGCAACGCCGTGGTGACGGTGTCCGGGGGCGGCGAGCCCGACGAGGTGGGCGCGCTGGTCGCCCGCCACTTCTCCGGCGTCCCCGCGGGCCCTGCCGCACCGGCCCGCCCCGCCCTCGCCGAACCGCCGCTGGCCGCCGACCGCACCGCCGTGCGGAGGCTGGCCCGGGGCGGCGCCGTGACCGTCGGCTACCGGCTGCCCGACCCGGCGGCCGACCTCGACGACTACCTCGACCGGATCGTGGCCGCCCGGTTGCTCACCACCCCGGCCGCCGACGCGGGCTGCGGCTTCTTCGGGCCGCTCGACGCCCTCGACCCCGACACCCTCGTCATCGCCCTGCCCGCCGCCGACGAGGACGGCGCACGCGCCGCGCTGGACGGCCTCGACGCCGCCCTCGCCGAACTCGCCGGCGCCGGGCTCGCCGACCGCCGGGTGCAGGAGGCCGCCGAACGGCTCGCACAGGAGCACCTGCGCGACCACCACGGGCCGGCCGCCCGGGCCCGCGCGCTCGGCCGGCTGGAGATCCTCTTCGGCCGGCCCGGCCTCCTCGACGAGCTGCCGGCGCGGCTGCGCGCCGTCTCCACCGACCGGGTCCGCGCCGCCGCCCGGGCCATGACCGCCCAGCACCGGGCCGTCCTCGCGCTGCTCCCGGGCGGCGAACCGGTGCCGTTCCGCGGCCTCCGCGCCGCCGGGGCCCCGGCGGCGGGCCCCGGTTCCGCCCCGGTCACGGCCGGCCGCGCCGCCGCCGGAGCGGGCTCCCGCGCGGGCTCCCGGCGCAGCACCGACGGGCAAGCCGGGCCGGGGCTGCCCGCGTACGCCGAGAGCGGCACGGGTCCGGGCCCCGGCCGCCCGGCCGTGGCCGCCGTCCGCGACGCGCGGGCGCCCCTCGTCGAGCTGCGGCTGCGGCTGCCCGCCCCGGCCGGTGCGGCACCCGCCGACCGCGAGCGCCTCGCGCTGGTCCTCGCCGACCGCTGGGCCGCCCGCCACCCCCGCTCCGGCCCGGCCCGCGCCACCGTCGAGAGCGGGGCCGTGCTGCTGGAGGCGTGGCTGCCCGCGCCCGCCCCGCACCCGGCCGCCCTCGCCGGGCTGCTCGCCGAACCGCCCACCCCTGCGGAACTCGCCACCGCCGAGCCGCGGGCCCGCGCCCGGATGGGATCCCGTGTCACCGACCCCGCCTGGCTCGCCGAACAAGCCCTGCGCCGCCGGATCCTGGGTGCCGAGCCCGCGCCCGCCGCGGCGCCGGGGCTGCCGTGCGCCGGCGGGATCGAGCTGACCGCCGTCGGCGACCTGGACCCCGACGCCTGGACCGCCGCGGCTGCCGAGGCCCTGCGCCCCCTGGCCGCCGGCATCGCCGCACCGCCCCGGCCCCCGGCCGCCGCCGCCGAGGGCCTCGCCCTGCTGAGGCTGCCTCCTGGCGTCCCCGCGGACGCCTCGGAGCTGCTGTGGGCCGCGCCCGAGTCCGCCGCGGCCGGGTCGTTCGCCGCCCGCTGGCTCGCCGTGGCCGTGGTCGGCGGCAGCCAGCCCGGCGCCCGCCTCCCCGCATTGCGGACCGCCGCCGCCCCGTACGGCTTCCACACGTACGCCGGCCGGTTCGGCGACCACGCGGGAACCGGGCCGCTGATCCAGGTCCGCGCCCGGCTCCCGCACCACGGCGCGGCCGAGGCCGCCGCCGCGGTCCGCGAGGAGCTGCGGCGCACCGGCACGGCGCCACCCACCGAAGCGGAGGCGGACGCCGCCCGCCGGTACTGCGCGGGCCAGTTCGCCCTCGTCCCGCAGACCCAGGCCGCGCTCGCCGACCAGCTCTCCGGCTGGCTGGCCTCCGGCCGGCGGGCCGACGAGTTCGCCGGCTTCCCCGCCGCCCTGTACGACGTACCCGCCGACGACGTGGCCCGCACCTGCGCCGCCCTGTTCGCCCAGCCCGCCTACGCCGGGGTCCTCGCCGCGCCGGCGACCCACCACCCGGCCGAGGAGACGCCGTGA